The Coffea arabica cultivar ET-39 chromosome 3c, Coffea Arabica ET-39 HiFi, whole genome shotgun sequence genome contains a region encoding:
- the LOC113735470 gene encoding uncharacterized protein isoform X2 produces the protein MARTRGGKSYRGERSFQLRDEDPENLENEEGTGGGTDDEEPKKTRGPTYMRHIWGRHGTDKRIKVKFNTLGELVGTNRSKFNEFLGALARIGKYAPIDIDSWRKIPKSLKNDMIDVVKEKFDLPVGIEERVKQSVGKKWRNWKHALKKTYFSPNESIESQVLKRPKRVLPQQWRNILTKWLSEESKRISATNKMHREKEKMNHSTGKKPFAQVRVEKEKEVGHPLSRADMFTICYTNSNGVPSSYEVGKKMEEMEGLKNQLPEGEEDSVGRNDVFARVMGEERSGRVRTYGLGVTQSDLWGDIPSRSTCFRLVMEQSAAMSKMERRIQQLESIQQGRSQGQSSPSQQRYTSQSSNAILRPIKVGDKVTVRSMVDSSKICAVGVVRNLDPTSEVGDTPLGLHWCEIHVNVPVENDEELMRPYHNFRKIGDAIGVAIAWPINLVILEEN, from the exons ATGGCGAGAACAAGAGGAGGAAAAAGCTATCGAGGAGAAAGGAGCTTTCAATTGCGTGATGAAGATcctgaaaatttggaaaatgaggaAGGCACTG GTGGTGGTACTGATGATGAGGAGCCTAAGAAAACTCGAGGACCAACTTATATGAGACACATTTGGGGTAGACATGGTACTGACAAGCGAATTAAAGTGAAATTCAATACACTTGGTGAGCTAGTTGGTACAAATAGAAGCAAATTCAATGAATTTTTGGGAGCATTGGCAAGAATTGGAAAATATGCACCAATTGACATTGATAGTTGGCGTAAGATTCCCAAGTCTTTAAAGAATGACATGATAGATGTAGTAAAG GAAAAATTTGATCTCCCTGTTGGCATAGAAGAAAGAGTTAAGCAATCAGTaggaaagaaatggagaaaCTGGAAGCATGCTCTCAAGAAAACTTATTTCAGTCCAAATGAGTCAATTGAAAGTCAAGTGCTTAAAAGACCAAAACGAGTTCTTCCACAGCAATGGAGAAATATCTTGACTAAATGGCTTTCCGAAGAGTCAAAG AGAATATCTGCAACAAACAAAATGCATCGAGAGAAGGAAAAGATGAATCATAGTACAGGGAAAAAGCCATTTGCTCAAGTTCGAGTAGAAAAG GAAAAAGAGGTTGGGCATCCTCTCTCTAGAGCAGATATGTTCACCATATGCTACACTAATTCTAATGGAGTGCCATCTAGTTATGAAGTTGGGAAAAAAATG GAGGAGATGGAAGGCTTAAAAAATCAACTTCCagaaggagaagaagatagTGTGGGTAGGAATGACGTGTTTGCAAGAGTAATGGGTGAAGAAAGGAGTGGAAGAGTTCGTACATATGGTTTAGGAGTTACACAATCTGATTTGTGGGGTGATATACCAAGTCGTTCAACATGTTTTCGCTTGGTTATGGAACAAAGCGCTGCGATGTCAAAAATGGAGCGAAGAATTCAGCAACTAGAATCAATTCAACAAGGAAGATCACAAGGACAAAGTTCGCCATCTCAGCAAAGATATACTTCACAGTCATCAAATGCTATTCTTCGGCCAATAAAA GTTGGGGATAAAGTTACAGTAAGAAGCATGGTTGATTCGAGCAAAATTTGTGCTGTTGGAGTGGTTAGAAATTTGGATCCAACTTCTGAAGTTGGTGACACACCTTTGGGATTACATTGGTGTGAAATCCATGTGAATGTGCCTGTGGAGAATGATGAAGAGCTAATGAGGCCATACCATAATTTTCGCAAGATTGGAGATGCAATTGGAGTAGCTATTGCTTGGCCAATAAACCTG GTGATTCTTGAAGAAAACTAA
- the LOC140037781 gene encoding uncharacterized protein, with amino-acid sequence MVRIAEARKMRSLGSSYACLEFLSYQSLQRCLVSGTAKGKSKIKGSQPLKRSKVTTNKGTGSGDSNQKEGGPRRKSEFDELVDECLALTSPIRFLKHKEKAREAEREKMGLKSKGSDYAGLAKEYSRVLMRKHRARQAAESAFLRCKKEAIEALSEGLKAATLVPDLTPFPAN; translated from the exons ATGGTACGAATAGCTGAGGCTAGAAAAATGAGATCTTTAGGCTCATCATACGCTTGTTTGGAGTTTTTGAGTTATCAATCTCTACAAAGATGCTTAGTCAGCGGAACTGCAAAAGGGAAATCTAAAATCAAAGGATCACAGCCATTGAAGAGATCGAAGGTAACAACCAATAAAGGAACTGGGTCGGGTGATTCGAATCAAAAAGAAGGTGGGCCTAGAAGAAAATCTGAATTTGATGAATTGGTCGACGAGTGCTTGGCTTTGACTTCCCCAATCAGATTCTTGAAGCATAAGGAAAAAGCTAGGGAAGCTGAGAGAGAAAAGATGGGGCTGAAAAGTAAG GGTTCTGATTATGCTGGGCTTGCCAAGGAGTATAGCAGGGTTCTGATGAGGAAGCATAGAGCTAGACAGGCTGCTGAGTCTGCATTCTTGAGGTGTAAGAAAGAAGCTATTGAGGCATTATCCGAGGGTCTGAAGGCTGCTACTTTGGTCCCCGATTTGACACCCTTTCCGGCGAATTGA
- the LOC113735470 gene encoding uncharacterized protein isoform X1, which produces MDKRWMSMSRSSDEYKAGLEDFLDFAFTNGSIGEMILCPCIRCGNGVFVTREQAKSHLIWKGFIKGYTQWLAHGEVSSNLHHTSSHGSSNEVPPLNPIDDMQGLLQDALGVLNRDLDMGERLETEQPNIDAEKFYNLINDSKQPLYPDCPQFSKLSFLVRLLHIKCLSKMPDSVFNTLLDLLRQALPEGVNLPNSYYEAKKIMKELGLGYEKYDACPNDCTLYWGKDESKIKCDTCKHLRWEGTKDDPIGEKRKVPHKVLWHFPLKPRLQRLFMSSKTASSMKWHVEGRTKNGCMRHPADTPVWQSFDYQNPEFAKDPRNVRLGLASDGFNPFKSMNVNHSTWPVVLMPYNLPPWMCMKQPYFMLSLLIPGPYAPGNNIDVYLQPLIAELKELWDIGVTTYDASSKENFQMHAALLWTISDFSGYANLSGWSTKGYLACPVCHKHTVSHHLRHGSKQCYMGHRRFLEKEHPYRKDKRHFDGKEEHGVAPPRLTGDMILEELRSYKIKFGKAVNDNPELPFNWKKQSIFFYLPYWKNNLLRHCLDVMHIEKNVCETIVRTLLNVDGKYDNLGVQRDLEEMGIRAGLHPITDEFGRAYLPPTCFYLDKKKKELFCKILKKVKVPDGYSATISKSVHLKPPKLTGLKSHDNHILLQQLLPLCYRKLLPKSVRSPLIKLSKYFRDLCCKALCPRELLRMEKEIAVVLCQLERVFPPSFFVIMVHLTSHLATEARIAGPVHYRWMYPIERYLCTLKNYVRNRSRPEGSIAEGYLVDECLTFCSLYLSDEVMTKFNRSSRNEDGGESSTKGLEIFGIQGRPLGKGNSVVMDDETIKKAHQYVIFNCEAMDPYINQHRKLVEEQHLRSSRHEKERIHSETFANWFDSHVDDFLPENEVISKDLRLLAKGPNVVGLKYERYIVNDFRFHTKNLESKRKNQNSGVIVTAITSSFASTKDMNPVSSDLAYYGVLKDILELDYGGGRRVVLFDCDWVSKGKRLKQDDDGFTLVNFMNVKRHHEPFVLASQVKQVFYVEDPLDKGWNVVIPTVPRDDLKMDPIDVEMYLQSQPSSSHQSVIFDDINWVRQGVIGEIVDTTRVASSSKG; this is translated from the exons ATGGATAAAAGATGGATGAGTATGTCACGATCAAGTGATGAGTATAAAGCTGGTTTAGaagattttcttgattttgcatTTACGAATGGAAGTATAGGGGAGATGATTTTATGCCCATGCATTAGGTGCGGGAATGGGGTATTTGTCACGAGAGAGCAGGCCAAATCACACTTGATATGGAAAGGGTTTATTAAGGGATATACTCAATGGTTAGCTCATGGAGAGGTATCTTCGAATTTGCATCATACATCTTCACATGGCTCATCAAATGAAGTTCCACCACTCAATCCCATAGATGATATGCAGGGGTTGTTACAAGATGCATTAGGAGTTCTAAATCGGGACCTAGATATGGGAGAAAGATtagaaacagaacagccgaaTATTGATGCAGAAAAATTCTACAATTTAATAAATGATTCGAAGCAGCCCCTTTATCCAGATTGCCCGCAATTCTCTAAACTATCTTTTCTGGTCCGTTTGTTACATATTAAATGTCTCAGCAAAATGCCCGATTCTGTATTTAATACACTTCTTGATTTGTTGAGGCAAGCACTCCCAGAAGGTGTAAATCTACCCAATTCTTATTATGaagcaaaaaaaataatgaaagaacTAGGACTTGGATACGAAAAATATGATGCATGTCCTAATGATTGCACATTGTATTGGGGAAAAGATGAATCAAAGATAAAATGTGACACTTGTAAGCATCTACGGTGGGAAGGAACAAAGGATGATCCTATTGGTGAAAAAAGAAAGGTTCCTCACAAGGTTTTGTGGCACTTTCCGCTTAAACCCAGATTGCAGCGTCTGTTCATGTCATCTAAAACAGCATCTTCCATGAAATGGCATGTCGAGGGTCGTACTAAGAATGGTTGCATGAGACATCCTGCAGATACTCCGGTTTGGCAATCATTTGATTACCAAAATCCCGAATTTGCAAAAGATCCTCGTAATGTCAGATTGGGTTTAGCTTCTGatggatttaatccatttaaatcTATGAATGTGAACCATAGTACATGGCCGGTAGTACTGATGCCTTATAATTTGCCACCATGGATGTGCATGAAACAGCCATACTTTATGCTGTCACTACTCATTCCTGGCCCATATGCACCTGGGAATAACATTGATGTTTACCTTCAACCTCTTATAGCTGAGTTGAAGGAATTGTGGGATATAGGTGTGACCACTTATGATGCATcatcaaaggaaaattttcagatGCATGCTGCTTTACTTTGGACCAttagtgatttttctggttatgCTAATTTATCTGGTTGGAGTACTAAAGGTTATTTAGCATGTCCAGTATGTCATAAGCACACCGTTTCACACCATTTAAGACATGGTTCAAAACAATGTTACATGGGTCATCGGCGATTTCTGGAAAAGGAGCATCCATATCGAAAAGATAAACGTCACTTTGATGGAAAGGAAGAACATGGAGTTGCACCACCTCGCTTGACAGGTGATATGATCTTGGAGGAGTTGAGAtcttataaaatcaaatttgGGAAGGCAGTCAATGATAACCCTGAATTGCCCTTTAACTGGAAGAAacaaagcatttttttttacttgccATATTGGAAGAACAATTTGTTACGTCATTGTCTTGATGTCATGCATATTGAAAAAAATGTATGTGAGACTATAGTTAGAACATTATTGAATGTGGATGGCAAGTATGATAACCTTGGTGTACAGCGTGATTTGGAAGAAATGGGCATACGAGCAGGTCTTCATCCTATTACAGATGAGTTTGGGAGAGCATACTTGCCTCCAACATGTTTCTATTTggataagaagaagaaagagttaTTCTGTAAAATTCTGAAAAAGGTTAAAGTACCGGATGGTTATTCAGCCACAATTTCAAAGTCCGTGCATTTGAAACCTCCCAAACTAACCGGACTTAAGAGTCATGACAATCACATATTATTGCAGCAACTGTTACCACTCTGTTATAGAAAACTTCTTCCAAAATCGGTGCGGTCTCCGTTGATAAAGCTGTCCAAATACTTTAGAGATTTATGTTGTAAAGCTCTTTGTCCTCGGGAACTACTTCGTATGGAAAAGGAAATTGCTGTTGTACTATGCCAGTTAGAGCGTGTGTTTCCACCATCATTTTTTGTTATAATGGTGCATTTGACCAGTCATTTAGCAACCGAAGCAAGGATAGCTGGTCCAGTACATTATCGCTGGATGTATCCGATTGAAAG GTACCTATGCACTTTGAAAAATTATGTCCGAAATAGAAGTCGGCCTGAAGGTTCAATTGCAGAGGGGTACCTAGTTGATGAGTGCTTGACATTTTGCTCTCTCTACTTATCTGATGAAGTGATGACTAAGTTCAATCGATCAAGTAGAAATGAAGATGGAGGTGAAAGTTCAACTAAAGGACTTGAGATTTTTGGGATACAAGGTCGGCCATTAGGAAAAGGAAATTCAGTTGTAATGGATGATGAAACCATAAAAAAAGCACACCAATATGTGATATTCAATTGTGAAGCCATGGATCCATATATCAA CCAACACCGTAAATTGGTTGAAGAGCAGCATTTGCGTAGTTCAAGACATGAAAAGGAGCGGATTCATAGTGAGACATTTGCAAATTGGTTTGATAGCCAT GTGGATGATTTTCTACCCGAGAATGAAGTTATCTCAAAAGATTTGAGATTATTGGCCAAGGGTCCAAATGTTGTGGGTTTGAAGTATGAGAGATACATTGTGAATGATTTTAGATTCCATACAAAAAatttggagagcaaaagaaaaaatcagaATAGCGGGGTGATTGTTACTGCAATAACTTCAAGTTTCGCAAGCACCAAGGATATGAATCCGGTTTCAAGTGACTTGGCCTATTATGGTGTCTTAAAGGATATTCTGGAATTGGACTATGGTGGAGGTCGAAGAGTGGTTTTGTTTGACTGTGATTGGGTCTCTAAGGGGAAACGATTGAAACAAGATGATGATGGGTTTACACTTGTAAATTTTATGAATGTGAAGCGCCACCATGAACCCTTCGTTCTTGCATCCCAAGTGAAGCAAGTATTTTACGTGGAGGATCCTTTGGATAAGGGATGGAATGTTGTTATTCCAACTGTACCACGAGATGATTTGAAAATGGATCCTATAGATGTTGAGATGTACTTGCAAAGTCAGCCTTCAAGTAGTCATCAAAGTGTTATATTTGATGACATTAATTGGGTTCGACAAGGTGTCATAGGAGAAATAGTTGATACTACTAGAGTGGCATCCAGTTCCAAGGGATGA